CCCCCACTTACCTCCTCCGCTGCGCTGGCCGCCTCTGCGGGGCGCGCTGCCTTTTCGGGCGCGGGGCATGCCGGGAATCGGGCGCGGCGGGGCGCGGGGTCAGAGACCCGGCGGGCTGGGGCTCCAGACCAGCGAGTCGCCGGCCAATGCGCTGAGTTGAGACTCGGGCAGACGACGGGAGCCACACGCCGCGCGCGCCACCATCTTCGCGAGGCGCCCCGCCCTGCCAAACGTGTCGAAGCGCCCCGCCCTGCTAAATGGGTGGCCGGGAAGGCGAGTTCCTGGTCTCTCGGTTCATGGAACCTCTCCATGCGGCCGAAACTACTATTCCCAGGGTGCTGAGCGCGGATTAACGCCCCTCCCCGGCTGGGCGCAGAGCACCTTGGGAATTGTAGTCAGCTTCAGGGACCCACAAGCCCACGACGCTCTAGCTCAACTATGCACCCACAATGCCTTGCGGTGTTCCTCCCCCTACCCCACCTCGCCCAACACGTGTAGTCGTTAACTCTGTAGCTGCCCACGACGCAGGACCGGCATCTCTGGGCACTTGCAGCGGGACGCTCGCGACAGGAAGAGGGTGGGTTTGGTAGAATTGGGGAACAGCCAAACCTCAGGCAGTGAAAGAAAAAGTAACTTTATGATGAAAGCAGATTACAGACAACAGCTTAGCCCTTACAGATCTTAGCCAAGATCTCCTTGGGGGCCCACCTGCCCCTGGACGGGTCTCCTGTGACCTCTCCATGGACGCAGTGAGGTGTAGAACAGAGCCCTGGGCTGGCAACCTTAACCTTCTGGAACACCGACTCTTCCTGGGGCTGCTTTCTTGTCAGGAGGGATCAGGTGATGTCAGAGGGCCTCTAGTTTTAAAACAGTATGTTTTTTTCTGGCCTCTTCCACTCCCCAGGGATCCCATGGGAAGTGGGGTGTGTGCATGGGAGAAGTGATGGTAAGCTAAATAGAACAAGAGTGGGACAAAGTCCTCCCTCCAGGACTGGAAAGATGGCAGCAGGAACATGAAGGTCAGACGCACGTGACTCCTGGCTTTATGTTGCTTCTTCAGGCCCAAGCTCAGGCCTGGGCTCCTGGCAGGTAAGGCCAGCCCAGCCCCAGTAACAACGGCAGCTGAAGGACTCCCAATCTCCAGGGCTACCATCTGGCTCCAGGTGCAGAAAGACTTCCAGTTGTCCTGGGTCTTGCCAAGCACATCGGCCATGGCCATGGCACCGCTGGTGACTGCAGGCCATGGCTGCCCTGGTCACGTTGATCACATAAGGGCCCAGGGTGCTCACTAGGTAGTCATGGAGATGCCAGCACTCCtcctgaggagagggaagggatgtATCAATGCTTCTGCTCCATGGCCCTGACATGGTCTTTCCCCATCTCTGGGACCCCAGCATGGGCTGTGTGGCAGGCTGGAGGGGGCAATGATCACCTCAGAACTGGAGAAGCTCAGGTCCCCCCAGAGCACCACGCCGGCTGCCCCCAGTGCGGCGCTCACACCAATGGTCTGCACAAGTTCATCCTGGAGGCAGAGAGCTGCTAAGCCAGGGCTGGGCTGGCCAGCTCCATCTGGCCCTACCTCCATCTTCAAGAACTTTCATGGCTCACTGCCATGATCCGATTCCACCCCTAGAGGAGGGCCCCTTGGCCCTGAGCCTCTGAGTGGCTTCTCAGGCCCTCAGAGAATGTCATGCCTCCCCAGTCAGACCCCTAGACTTCAGTTTTCACTCACCTGGGACAGGAACCTCCCAGAGCTCCGGTGTGTGAGGCGGGCATAGGCCAGGACAGGCAGGGGATGTGGGTGCCCAGCGAGGGCCACACGGAAGGCCTCCTCCAGGCGGTATCGGACAAATGCCTGGTGGTGAGCAGGTGGTAACCTGGGTGGGAGGTATATGCTGGGGAAGAGGGCGCTGGAGGCGGCCCAGAGCCAATACAGTTGGGTGTTGCGGGCAAGGGTGGCTGCATGGCAGTGGCCCGTGTAATTGGAAGCTGTACCATGCCAGCC
This genomic interval from Balaenoptera ricei isolate mBalRic1 chromosome 11, mBalRic1.hap2, whole genome shotgun sequence contains the following:
- the HYAL3 gene encoding hyaluronidase-3 isoform X6; amino-acid sequence: MTRGAGDGGWPPRRPGTWWCAAGRDGCSASAAALGGERRGPEGSEPETARYRSVQSEDTERPGARRQHRCSCCGGGCCRLPPAHHQAFVRYRLEEAFRVALAGHPHPLPVLAYARLTHRSSGRFLSQDELVQTIGVSAALGAAGVVLWGDLSFSSSEEECWHLHDYLVSTLGPYVINVTRAAMACSHQRCHGHGRCAWQDPGQLEVFLHLEPDGSPGDWESFSCRCYWGWAGLTCQEPRPELGPEEAT
- the HYAL3 gene encoding hyaluronidase-3 isoform X1, coding for MTMQLGLALVLGVALCLGCGQPLLQAPEHPFLVLWNVPSAHCKARFGVHLPLEALGITANRGQRFHGQNITIFYKNQLGFYPYLGPRDTAHNGGIPQAVPLDCHLAWAAYQIRRSLQPGFAGLAVLDWEEWCPLWAGNWGRRQVYQTASWAWAQRLFPNLDPQKQLYKARIGFEQAARALMEDTLRLGRALQPHGLWGFYHFPACGNGWHGTASNYTGHCHAATLARNTQLYWLWAASSALFPSIYLPPRLPPAHHQAFVRYRLEEAFRVALAGHPHPLPVLAYARLTHRSSGRFLSQDELVQTIGVSAALGAAGVVLWGDLSFSSSEEECWHLHDYLVSTLGPYVINVTRAAMACSHQRCHGHGRCAWQDPGQLEVFLHLEPDGSPGDWESFSCRCYWGWAGLTCQEPRPELGPEEAT
- the HYAL3 gene encoding hyaluronidase-3 isoform X7; amino-acid sequence: MLPPAHHQAFVRYRLEEAFRVALAGHPHPLPVLAYARLTHRSSGRFLSQDELVQTIGVSAALGAAGVVLWGDLSFSSSEEECWHLHDYLVSTLGPYVINVTRAAMACSHQRCHGHGRCAWQDPGQLEVFLHLEPDGSPGDWESFSCRCYWGWAGLTCQEPRPELGPEEAT